A window from Sebastes fasciatus isolate fSebFas1 chromosome 22, fSebFas1.pri, whole genome shotgun sequence encodes these proteins:
- the LOC141760895 gene encoding FERM domain-containing protein 7 — MGDLDRPRRTRRLGSITTRSRVSKETKLRLRVVFLDDSDRTFEVEQKVLGGDFFNKVCGHLKLLEKEYFGLEFRHHGGNYVWLELLKPLAKQIKYTNDLFFRFIVKFFPPDPGQLKRGLTRYLFALQIKQDLSNGSLTCNDNSATLLVSHILQAELGDFDEELDAHHLEMKQYVPNQEYLDHKIIKFHKKHRGVSPGDSDIHLLEVARKLDMYGIRPHPAHDGEGMRINLAVTHSGVLVFQGNTKINTFSWAKIRKLSFKRKHFLIKLHDKVGPSCKDTLELSMASRDVCKSFWKTCVEYHAFFRLAEEPKTMHKTLLSCKGSSFRYSGRTQKQLLECMGSGEKKPSHFERTYCQSDHDPRQCRSSPDLLTDVSKQLYEHSHLFTRSGHALAVYSQDELDPHHRGVDNIEIGGGGAKRSQSSVEVTQRTRPLTQLSPLSPSLHPSTPSPKIRSASTSVMDDMRGGRIGAQRQAQRLAGVYGNRSRRRPNPQPHPDAAQQLVLLYPNSPAYQYHPVLPTFPFAGSSPLNRHPYLSDYVTVSSLERFPQARRQDYVTMDGLSRPPFYPRSHDSPSLSPIRRSLRPSGSGGLGLARVYHPGSNGARLLGVGHTEAGHYSDDSNFLPGLPRRVASQPDVKFHLSRSSNPGFNPASEFRPLGYYPHLTRPSRPNYLPLNSSPLPDRPTSLCMIGGTTGSYSDSDPEVFYPYYCPPPPLGTVVRPAGLARMRFSSGSLQLDEEEEGEEEDGAAKKELKGEREKTETKGAAKITQVTL; from the exons ATGGGGGACCTGGACCGGCCCCGGAGGACCCGGAGACTCGGGAGCATCACGACCAGGTCCCGGGTCTCCAAGGAGACCAAGCTCCGGCTGCGCGTGGTCTTCCTGGACGACAGCGATCGCACGTTCGAGGTGGAG CAAAAGGTTTTAGGAGGCGACTTCTTCAACAAAGTGTGTGGTCATCTGAAGCTGCTGGAGAAAGAGTACTTTGGCCTGGAGTTCAGACACCACGGCGGCAACTAC GTGTGGTTGGAGCTGCTGAAGCCGCTGGCCAAACAGATTAAAT ACACCAACGATCTGTTCTTCAGGTTTATAGTAAAGTTCTTTCCACCAGATCCTGGACAACTAAAGAGAGGCCTCACCAG GTATCTTTTTGCCTTACAGATAAAGCAGGACTTGTCTAACGGCAGTCTGACCTGTAATGACAACAGCGCCACCCTGCTGGTCTCTCACATACTGCAGG cagAGCTAGGGGACTTTGACGAGGAGCTGGACGCTCACCATTTAGAGATGAAGCAGTACGTCCCCAACCAGGAATATCTAGACCACAAGATCATCAAGTTTCACAAGAAACACAG AGGCGTGTCCCCAGGAGACTCCGACATCCACCTTCTGGAGGTGGCGAGGAAGCTGGACATGTACGGCATCAGGCCTCACCCCGCTCACGACGGGGAGGGAATGAGGATCAACCTGGCTGTCACACACTCTGGAGTACTGGTCTTTCAG GGAAAcaccaaaatcaacacattcAGCTGGGCGAAGATCCGCAAGCTGAGCTTCAAGCGCAAACATTTCCTCATCAAACTCCACGACAAAGTTGGG CCGTCATGTAAGGACACACTAGAGTTATCCATGGCCAGTCGAGATGTGTGCAAGTCCTTCTGGAAGACGTGTGTGGAGTACCACGCCTTCTTCAGGCTGGCCGAGGAACCCAAGACGATGCACAAAACGCTGCTGTCCTGTAAAGGCTCCAGCTTTAGATACAG CGGACGGACGCAGAAACAGCTGCTGGAGTGTATGGGATCAGGGGAGAAGAAGCCTTCGCACTTTGAGAG GACTTACTGTCAGTCAGACCACGATCCCAGACAGTGTCGCTCTTCTCCTGATCTCCTCACGGACGTCTCCAAACAG TTGTACGAGCACTCCCACCTGTTCACCCGGTCGGGTCATGCCTTGGCGGTCTACAGTCAGGATGAGTTGGACCCACATCACCGAGGCGTAGACAACATCGAAATCGGTGGAGGAGGAGCTAAACGCAGCCAATCATCCGTGGAGGTCACCCAGAGGACCCGCCCTCTCACCCAACTCTCCCCGCTCTCTCCATCTCTACACCCGTCAACCCCCTCGCCCAAGATACGATCTGCCTCCACATCTGTGATGGACGACATGAGAGGAGGGCGGATCGGGGCGCAGCGCCAAGCCCAACGGCTAGCCGGCGTCTACGGCAACCGGTCGCGGCGTCGCCCCAATCCCCAGCCGCACCCGGACGCCGCTCAGCAGCTGGTCCTTCTCTACCCAAACAGTCCCGCCTACCAGTATCACCCCGTCCTCCCAACGTTCCCGTTCGCCGGATCCTCGCCTCTCAACCGACACCCCTACTTGTCGGACTACGTCACCGTTTCCTCGCTGGAGCGTTTCCCGCAGGCGAGGAGGCAGGATTATGTGACGATGGACGGCCTATCGCGGCCGCCTTTCTATCCGCGGAGCCATGATTCGCCGTCGCTCTCGCCAATCAGGAGGAGCCTCCGCCCCTCTGGCTCAGGCGGGCTGGGATTGGCTCGGGTTTACCATCCGGGAAGCAACGGAGCGAGGCTCTTGGGCGTTGGACATACAGAGGCGGGGCATTACAGCGACGACTCCAACTTCCTCCCGGGGCTGCCTCGCCGCGTCGCTAGCCAACCAGATGTCAAGTTTCACCTCTCGAGGAGTTCTAACCCCGGTTTTAACCCCGCCTCTGAGTTCCGTCCCCTTGGTTACTACCCTCACCTGACACGCCCCTCCAGACCCAACTACCTCCCGCTGAACTCCTCGCCTCTGCCCGATCGGCCCACCTCGCTATGCATGATCGGAGGCACCACGGGAAGCTACAGTGACTCGGACCCGGAGGTTTTCTATCCGTACTACTGCCCTCCACCCCCGCTGGGGACAGTGGTACGGCCCGCTGGACTAGCCAGGATGAGGTTCTCCTCTGGGAGCCTCCAActggacgaggaggaggagggggaggaagaggatggcGCAGCAAAAAAAGAGTTGAAgggtgagagagaaaagacCGAGACTAAAGGTGCTGCAAAGATTACTCAAGTCACGCtgtag